The Candidatus Binataceae bacterium genome includes a region encoding these proteins:
- a CDS encoding LLM class flavin-dependent oxidoreductase, giving the protein MHTMYFTERPYRYVSNDEVIKNGYFGIENKHFDSQKGAQLLNEYLDEKVLAEDLGFDGVMLNEHHDTAFCMGSVMNVEASILARITKKVKIVLLGNPIPIVGNPLRLAEELGIIDMISGGRLVSGWVRGGGSEQFASNANPAFNRELFNEAHEVIMQAWTKPGPFRYEGKHFHYRFIDPWCLPLQKPHPPIWIPGLLSPETVEWCAQHRYPYIALATFLEPTVELWNFYRDAAAKEGYQVGPENFGYLQKVYVAETDEKAREIAKYDMFGGAGIGYSLFGRPQFMFPPGYNSKAATARIATQFSDPDSSEGSPWASLGNPGGNGSTKTNGHANGDTARAQVSSAQVDHRSAVWQDREKEVDIAAVRKQVFDAFPQVEHSMQVICGTPETVIKKLRVVLEVLRPGIFAFWQNDGPISKEDRLNNIKLLAKEVLPAVREIGKELNLTSPFEVTPGSRKLPASGKPESVGSLEPLLRFRETEGERAGAPAR; this is encoded by the coding sequence ATGCACACGATGTATTTCACGGAGCGCCCGTATCGTTACGTGTCGAACGATGAAGTCATCAAGAACGGCTACTTCGGCATCGAGAACAAGCACTTCGATTCGCAGAAGGGCGCGCAGCTTCTAAACGAATACCTCGACGAGAAAGTGCTCGCCGAGGACCTCGGCTTCGACGGCGTGATGCTCAATGAGCATCACGACACCGCGTTCTGCATGGGCTCGGTGATGAACGTCGAGGCCTCGATCCTGGCGCGTATCACCAAGAAGGTGAAGATCGTGCTGCTCGGCAATCCGATTCCAATTGTCGGCAATCCGCTGCGCCTGGCCGAGGAGCTCGGCATTATCGACATGATCTCCGGCGGGCGCCTGGTCAGCGGATGGGTCCGGGGCGGCGGCTCGGAGCAGTTCGCCTCCAACGCGAATCCCGCATTCAACCGCGAGTTATTCAACGAAGCCCACGAAGTCATCATGCAGGCGTGGACCAAGCCCGGTCCGTTCCGCTACGAGGGCAAGCATTTCCATTATCGATTCATCGATCCATGGTGCCTGCCGCTGCAGAAGCCGCATCCTCCTATCTGGATTCCCGGCCTTTTGAGCCCCGAGACCGTGGAATGGTGCGCGCAGCATCGCTACCCGTACATCGCGCTCGCGACCTTCCTCGAGCCAACCGTGGAACTGTGGAATTTCTATCGCGATGCGGCCGCGAAAGAGGGCTACCAGGTCGGCCCCGAGAACTTCGGCTATCTACAAAAAGTTTACGTCGCCGAGACCGATGAGAAGGCGAGAGAGATCGCGAAGTACGACATGTTCGGCGGCGCCGGGATCGGTTACAGCCTGTTCGGCCGCCCGCAGTTCATGTTCCCGCCGGGATACAATTCGAAGGCGGCGACCGCGCGTATCGCGACGCAATTCAGCGATCCTGATTCGTCGGAAGGCAGCCCGTGGGCCTCGCTCGGCAATCCGGGCGGCAATGGATCGACGAAAACCAACGGCCATGCGAACGGCGACACGGCGCGCGCGCAGGTGTCGAGTGCGCAGGTCGATCATCGCTCGGCCGTATGGCAGGACCGCGAGAAGGAGGTCGACATCGCCGCGGTGCGCAAGCAGGTCTTCGATGCGTTCCCGCAAGTCGAGCATTCGATGCAGGTGATCTGCGGCACGCCCGAGACCGTGATTAAGAAGCTGCGCGTCGTGCTGGAGGTGCTGCGCCCCGGTATCTTCGCCTTCTGGCAGAACGACGGCCCGATCTCGAAGGAAGACCGCCTCAACAATATCAAATTGTTAGCAAAGGAAGTTCTGCCCGCCGTGCGCGAGATCGGCAAGGAGCTGAACCTCACCTCGCCGTTCGAGGTGACACCCGGCTCGCGAAAACTGCCGGCCTCGGGCAAGCCCGAATCGGTCGGCTCGCTCGAACCGCTGCTGCGTTTCCGCGAAACCGAAGGCGAGCGCGCCGGCGCCCCCGCGCGCTGA
- a CDS encoding VOC family protein, with protein MQSDYFRKYRSRFDRASQLQLFDGGFVMAITLNHTIVPAHDKVASAEFFARIFGLNYEGPMSHFAPVRINDTLTLDFDNWKKFDMHHYAFHVSDEEFDAIFGRVKAEGIPYGSGPFSQDDMKTNSWRGGRGVYFKDPNGHVLELLTRS; from the coding sequence TTGCAAAGCGATTACTTTAGAAAGTATCGAAGCCGGTTTGACCGCGCATCGCAACTCCAACTTTTCGATGGAGGGTTTGTCATGGCAATCACGCTCAATCACACGATCGTCCCGGCGCACGACAAAGTCGCCTCGGCGGAATTCTTCGCGCGGATCTTCGGGCTCAACTACGAAGGCCCGATGAGTCACTTCGCGCCGGTCCGAATCAACGACACGCTCACCCTCGATTTCGACAACTGGAAGAAGTTCGACATGCATCACTACGCCTTCCACGTGAGCGACGAGGAGTTCGACGCGATCTTCGGCCGCGTCAAGGCTGAAGGAATCCCTTACGGCAGCGGCCCGTTCTCGCAGGACGACATGAAAACCAACAGCTGGCGCGGCGGCCGCGGCGTGTACTTCAAGGATCCCAACGGGCACGTGCTCGAACTTCTGACCCGCTCCTGA
- a CDS encoding protease pro-enzyme activation domain-containing protein translates to MFLAAADYQQPDSESQAGGLITQQVDDNVLFTLAGNVRSEANATNDRGPVPDTLPMEHMLLQLRRPPARELALTSFLSELQDRKSPNYHHWLTPQQFAQKFGPDSHDTALVNGWLQSQGFTVNTVYPNGAIDFSGVASSVAQSFHAPIHYLDVDGRSFISNLNDPAIPAALAPAVVGVVSLNSFKPHPMNISSPAYTTGSGQLVVPADLATIYNLSPLFSGGYSGQGQTIVVIEDTDLYSTSDWTNFRNEFGLSSAYPKGSLTQVHPAPGSAGPCTDPGVNADDAEAAIDVEWASAAAPNAAIESASCADTSTTFGGFIALQNLLSNSNNPPAIVSISYGESEAQLGAGSNSYINGLYQLAAGEGVSVFVAAGDEGAASSDAGAAAATHGITVSGFASTPNNVAVGGTDFGDTYARSTSTYWSSSNSSTFGSARSYVPEIPWNDSCASQLISSYEGYSTSYGSSGFCNSRSGRSFQEVVAGSGGPSGCATGSPSTSGVVSGSCAGYPKPAWQSVFGNPNDGVRDIPDLSLFAANGVWSHYYVVCYSDARRGGASCSGAPSTWSGFGGTSVSTPEMAAIQALANQRTGSRAGNPNPTYYSLADQQYGAAGDTSCNSTLGNGVASSCIFNDVTLGDMDVNCTSSSDCYKPSGSEGVLSSASSAYQPSFGAADGWDFATGIGTVNAYNLVMNFGPAGSTATPTASATPTPTASASATPSPTATTSATPSPTATRTATPTVTQTATPTASQTATPTASQTATPTVTQTATATPTRTATSTPTRTATATRTRTPTPTATPRRFIF, encoded by the coding sequence ATGTTCCTGGCTGCGGCCGACTATCAGCAACCGGACAGTGAGAGCCAAGCGGGCGGCCTGATTACCCAGCAGGTAGACGACAATGTCCTCTTCACGCTGGCCGGCAACGTGCGTTCCGAGGCCAATGCCACCAACGATCGCGGCCCCGTGCCCGACACTCTGCCAATGGAGCACATGCTCCTGCAATTGCGGCGGCCGCCGGCGCGCGAACTGGCGCTCACCAGCTTTTTGAGCGAATTACAAGATCGGAAGTCGCCCAACTATCATCATTGGTTGACACCGCAACAGTTCGCCCAGAAGTTCGGTCCTGATAGTCACGATACCGCCCTCGTCAACGGATGGCTTCAGTCCCAAGGCTTCACCGTCAATACTGTCTATCCTAACGGGGCGATCGATTTCTCCGGCGTGGCTTCATCGGTAGCACAGTCCTTCCATGCCCCGATTCATTACCTCGACGTCGACGGTCGCAGTTTTATATCGAATCTGAACGATCCGGCGATTCCGGCGGCGCTCGCTCCCGCCGTGGTCGGCGTGGTCTCCCTGAACAGCTTTAAGCCCCATCCCATGAACATCTCATCGCCGGCCTACACCACCGGGAGTGGACAGTTGGTGGTGCCGGCCGATCTGGCCACGATCTACAACCTGAGTCCGCTTTTTTCCGGGGGTTACTCGGGACAAGGCCAGACGATCGTGGTGATTGAAGACACCGATCTCTATAGCACGTCGGACTGGACCAATTTTCGAAACGAGTTCGGACTGAGCAGCGCCTATCCGAAGGGCTCGCTGACGCAAGTTCATCCGGCGCCGGGAAGCGCTGGCCCCTGCACCGATCCGGGCGTCAATGCCGATGATGCCGAAGCTGCGATCGATGTCGAGTGGGCTTCGGCCGCGGCGCCGAATGCCGCGATCGAATCCGCTTCGTGTGCCGATACGAGCACCACATTCGGCGGCTTCATCGCTTTGCAGAACCTGCTCAGCAATTCGAACAATCCGCCCGCGATCGTGAGCATCAGCTACGGTGAATCGGAAGCGCAACTGGGTGCGGGGTCGAACTCGTACATCAATGGCCTGTACCAACTGGCCGCCGGCGAGGGTGTCTCAGTGTTTGTTGCGGCTGGAGACGAAGGGGCGGCGAGCTCCGACGCTGGCGCGGCGGCGGCAACGCACGGCATCACAGTAAGCGGCTTTGCCTCGACGCCTAACAATGTCGCAGTGGGTGGGACGGACTTTGGCGACACCTACGCCCGCAGCACGAGTACCTACTGGTCCTCGAGCAACAGTTCCACCTTCGGTTCGGCGCGCTCCTACGTGCCCGAGATTCCATGGAACGATTCCTGCGCCAGCCAGCTGATCTCAAGCTACGAAGGCTACAGCACCAGCTATGGCTCCAGCGGTTTCTGCAACAGCAGAAGCGGCAGGAGTTTCCAAGAGGTCGTCGCAGGCAGCGGCGGTCCGAGCGGCTGCGCGACCGGATCGCCGTCGACTTCCGGCGTAGTCAGCGGCAGCTGCGCTGGCTATCCAAAGCCCGCCTGGCAGTCGGTTTTCGGCAATCCCAATGACGGCGTACGCGACATTCCCGACCTGTCGTTATTTGCCGCCAATGGCGTATGGAGCCACTACTACGTGGTGTGCTATTCCGACGCCCGCCGCGGCGGTGCATCCTGCTCGGGTGCGCCGAGCACTTGGTCTGGATTCGGCGGCACCTCGGTTTCGACCCCTGAAATGGCGGCGATACAAGCTCTTGCTAACCAGCGAACCGGCAGCAGGGCCGGCAATCCCAATCCAACCTACTATTCGCTGGCGGACCAGCAATATGGCGCAGCGGGAGACACGTCATGCAATTCCACGCTCGGCAACGGCGTCGCCAGCTCATGTATCTTCAACGATGTGACATTAGGTGATATGGACGTAAACTGCACGAGTAGCAGCGACTGTTACAAGCCCTCGGGCTCGGAGGGTGTGCTGTCGTCCGCGAGTTCGGCTTATCAGCCCTCGTTCGGCGCCGCGGATGGGTGGGACTTTGCGACAGGTATTGGAACGGTCAACGCTTACAACCTGGTGATGAACTTCGGCCCGGCTGGTTCGACCGCGACCCCAACCGCGAGCGCCACCCCTACTCCTACGGCCAGCGCGAGCGCTACGCCGAGTCCCACGGCGACTACCAGCGCTACGCCCAGTCCCACGGCCACCAGGACAGCAACGCCGACCGTCACTCAGACGGCAACGCCGACCGCCAGTCAGACAGCAACGCCGACCGCCAGTCAGACAGCAACGCCGACCGTCACTCAGACAGCAACTGCGACTCCGACCCGGACCGCGACGTCAACTCCGACCCGCACCGCCACGGCTACAAGAACGCGAACTCCTACACCAACCGCAACTCCCAGGCGCTTCATCTTCTGA
- a CDS encoding amidohydrolase family protein, translated as MSGYSIIDVDTHVTETPELWTSRAPEKYRDRVPHVIYSREGIPRWSMGEGSPLSHVGMTATAGRGSFKHPPKNYEEMHPGAYDAKARLKYMDDMGIWAMVMYPNVGGFGAQQFLKLNDPELMLTCVRIYNDWQTEWSSADSRRLLPITSIPFWDVDAAVEEVRRCAKMGHKGILFTGEPQYFGKPLIGDAHWNPLWEVACELDLPISFHIGSGDMAEGMVRERIKSYGRMATFAELAVDIFLRNGVQLNDLLMSGVLVRYPKIKFVSVESGIGWIPFVLEAMDYQFMGNSVREEHPEYEMLPSEYFARNVYACYWFEQTAPRRLLDKVGVDNILFETDFPHPTSLYGDEVHARIKGGLSDCDEPTRRKILWGNAQKLYKVEGPSAADEAKLDSAGA; from the coding sequence ATGAGCGGATATTCCATCATTGACGTTGACACTCACGTGACCGAAACGCCCGAGCTTTGGACCAGCCGCGCGCCAGAGAAGTATCGCGATCGCGTGCCACACGTGATCTACAGCCGCGAAGGCATACCGCGTTGGTCGATGGGCGAGGGCAGCCCGCTGTCGCACGTCGGCATGACGGCGACCGCCGGCCGCGGCAGCTTCAAGCATCCGCCCAAGAACTACGAGGAGATGCATCCCGGCGCTTACGATGCCAAGGCGCGCCTGAAATACATGGACGACATGGGCATCTGGGCGATGGTGATGTACCCGAACGTGGGCGGCTTCGGCGCGCAGCAATTCCTCAAGCTCAACGATCCCGAGCTGATGCTGACTTGCGTGCGGATCTACAACGACTGGCAGACCGAATGGTCGTCAGCCGACTCGCGCCGCCTGCTGCCGATCACGTCGATCCCGTTCTGGGACGTCGATGCGGCGGTCGAGGAAGTCCGCCGCTGCGCCAAGATGGGTCACAAGGGAATCCTCTTCACCGGCGAGCCGCAATATTTCGGCAAACCGCTCATCGGCGACGCGCATTGGAATCCGCTGTGGGAAGTCGCCTGCGAGCTCGATTTGCCCATCAGCTTCCATATCGGCTCGGGCGACATGGCCGAAGGCATGGTGCGCGAGCGGATCAAGAGCTACGGCAGGATGGCGACCTTCGCCGAGCTCGCCGTCGATATCTTCCTGCGCAACGGCGTTCAGCTCAACGATCTGCTGATGTCGGGCGTGCTGGTGCGCTATCCGAAGATCAAGTTCGTCTCAGTCGAAAGCGGCATCGGATGGATTCCGTTCGTGCTCGAGGCGATGGACTACCAGTTCATGGGCAATAGCGTGCGCGAGGAGCATCCGGAGTACGAGATGCTGCCGTCGGAGTATTTCGCGCGCAACGTCTACGCCTGCTACTGGTTCGAGCAGACCGCGCCGCGGCGCCTGCTCGACAAGGTCGGCGTCGATAACATCCTGTTCGAGACCGATTTCCCGCATCCGACTTCGCTCTACGGCGACGAAGTTCACGCGCGTATCAAGGGCGGCCTCTCCGACTGCGATGAACCGACCCGCCGCAAGATTCTCTGGGGCAACGCTCAGAAGCTTTATAAGGTGGAGGGCCCATCGGCAGCGGACGAAGCCAAACTCGATAGCGCCGGCGCCTGA